The Polymorphobacter megasporae genome window below encodes:
- a CDS encoding NAD-glutamate dehydrogenase, with amino-acid sequence MATIGQTGAVTPGERALAAALFDSALPGEADNIDNAAAARIVAFVEAAAAVRLPGTPVVSLEAATAERAHPGRRRLALAIVNDNMPFLVDSVSLAITAAGLGIDRLLHPIVDVRRDADGRLVKLIGIGAGPIPEGATRESIIYIELERAGARSRADLLDALGRVLDDVRAAVADWPAMLAMLHESTRALGENPPPIAPHASAEAMAFLEWLAADRFTLLGTRRYALDANGDELPDATGLGLLRDPAYKVWDDDGPATSASLRRFLTSPEPLLITKAGALSTVHRRVNADLIAVKTFDREGRAVAETRFVGLFTSAALATSPRNVPLLRRKVAGITDALGFDPKGHTGKALAHVIEGFPREELFETTPARLRTMALGLLSLLDRPRPKLFARADAFGRFVSVLVYVPRDAYTSGVRESVGAMLTSAFDGTLTRYEVELRAEGLARVHYVIAVQHDVGEIDEAALDAQLDALVRGWDEALETALIDAVGPARAARLTLASGKGFSASYRAQYSAVEAAADMVALSRLDDDHGRAVQLYRRDGDLDHQLRLKIYRVGKIIALSDAVPVLENFGLRVIEEFPFDLDEGAGWVHDFLLEAADTTAHFDLAALKTRVEPALTAVLLGTQENDGFNALVIAAGLDAEEAGWLRAYFRYLRQTGVSYGLMTVVDALRRYPGITRDLVGFFRGRFERAEDTSTDAIDAGLADVTAIDDDRILRLYRSVIAATLRTNAFVPGGPEALAFKLDSSAVPGLPRPVPYREIWVFSPRVEGIHLRYGPIARGGLRWSDRRDDFRTEVLGLVKAQKVKNTVIVPTGAKGGFYPKLLPAPSNRDAWLAEGTEAYKIFVRALLSLTDNLAVDGSNIPPAHVVCRDAPDPYLVVAADKGTATFSDTANQIALDAGFWLGDAFASGGRVGYDHKAMAITAKGAWISVQRHFRELGHDVETEATTVVGVGDMSGDVFGNGMLLSRAIRLLAAFDHRHIFLDPTPDAAVSFAERQRLFVLPRSSWDDYDKALLSAGGGVFPRSQKSIPISPQVKAALGIAADTLSPSELIVAILTAKVDLLWFGGIGTYVKAAGESNNDVGDRANDSHRIDGAMIGAKVVGEGANLGLTQAGRIEFASKGGRLNTDFIDNSAGVDCSDNEVNIKIALNAEVAAGRLTEAARNELLASMTDDVATLVLRDNILQTQALSIAERGGVAALPGHIRLIEMLEDGAAELDRQVEGLASDEVLAQRGRSGQGLERPELAVVLAYAKMAVYDALVVSPLVTDALLVPDLHAAFPRAMQERFAAAIDDHRLRRELIATKLANELVNRGGLTLPFELAEEFGVDLAEVAGAFVAARDLFDFRGLWAAIDAAPVAGPVHLDLHVDAVAALRMQMADLLRAGSCLAPSALVERLAPGIARLGDALGQLLRPEPKAQIDRFAARLAAMGAPADVAAQLVRTTSLDGAIGTGLLAADLGVPEAAIASAYTGLGEATGLDWAKGATAALTPADPWERLLQAGLVRDFEALRLDLLRRIVPAGGDPTAAVTAWEAANADRLARIAGPIARARSGGPVTTAMLAHLASQARAAMAG; translated from the coding sequence ATGGCGACGATTGGTCAAACCGGCGCGGTAACGCCCGGCGAACGCGCGCTGGCGGCGGCATTGTTCGATTCGGCATTGCCCGGCGAGGCCGATAACATCGATAATGCCGCAGCGGCGCGGATCGTTGCCTTCGTCGAGGCGGCGGCGGCGGTCAGGCTTCCGGGCACCCCGGTGGTGTCGCTCGAAGCCGCGACCGCCGAGCGCGCGCATCCCGGGCGGCGGCGGCTGGCGCTGGCGATCGTCAACGACAACATGCCGTTCCTCGTCGACTCGGTGTCGCTCGCGATCACCGCGGCGGGGCTCGGGATCGATCGGCTGCTCCATCCGATCGTCGACGTCCGCCGCGATGCGGACGGGCGGTTGGTCAAGCTGATCGGCATCGGCGCGGGTCCGATCCCCGAAGGCGCGACGCGCGAATCGATCATCTATATCGAGCTCGAACGCGCCGGCGCGCGCAGCCGGGCCGACCTGCTCGATGCGCTCGGCCGGGTGCTCGACGATGTCCGCGCCGCCGTCGCCGACTGGCCGGCGATGCTGGCGATGCTCCACGAGTCGACGCGCGCGCTCGGCGAGAACCCGCCGCCGATCGCGCCGCATGCGAGTGCCGAGGCGATGGCGTTTCTCGAATGGCTCGCCGCCGACCGTTTCACCCTGCTCGGCACCCGCCGCTACGCGCTCGACGCCAACGGCGACGAGCTGCCCGATGCGACCGGGCTCGGCCTGCTGCGCGATCCTGCATATAAGGTGTGGGACGACGACGGCCCGGCGACGTCGGCGTCGCTGCGGCGCTTTCTGACGTCGCCCGAGCCGCTGCTGATCACCAAGGCGGGCGCGCTGTCGACCGTCCACCGCCGGGTCAACGCCGACCTGATCGCGGTCAAGACCTTCGACCGCGAGGGCCGCGCCGTCGCCGAGACGCGCTTCGTCGGGCTGTTCACCAGCGCCGCGTTGGCGACGAGCCCACGCAACGTGCCACTCCTCCGCCGCAAGGTCGCCGGCATCACCGACGCGCTCGGCTTCGATCCGAAGGGGCATACTGGCAAGGCGCTCGCGCACGTCATCGAAGGCTTCCCGCGCGAGGAACTGTTCGAGACGACCCCGGCGCGGTTGCGGACGATGGCGCTCGGGCTGCTGTCGCTGCTCGACCGGCCGCGGCCGAAGCTGTTCGCGCGCGCCGATGCCTTCGGGCGCTTCGTCTCGGTGCTCGTCTATGTCCCGCGCGATGCCTATACCAGCGGCGTCCGTGAGAGCGTCGGGGCGATGCTGACGTCGGCGTTCGACGGCACGCTGACCCGCTACGAGGTCGAGCTGCGCGCCGAGGGACTCGCCCGCGTCCATTATGTCATCGCGGTCCAGCACGACGTCGGCGAGATCGACGAGGCGGCGCTCGACGCCCAGCTCGATGCGCTCGTCCGCGGCTGGGACGAGGCGCTCGAGACGGCGTTGATCGATGCGGTCGGACCCGCCCGCGCCGCCCGCCTGACGCTCGCCAGCGGCAAGGGCTTTTCGGCGAGCTACCGCGCGCAATATTCGGCGGTCGAAGCAGCGGCCGACATGGTTGCGCTGTCACGCCTCGATGATGACCACGGCCGTGCGGTCCAGCTCTACCGCCGCGACGGCGACCTCGACCATCAGCTGCGGCTCAAGATCTACCGCGTGGGCAAGATCATCGCGCTGTCGGACGCGGTGCCGGTGCTTGAGAACTTCGGCCTGCGGGTGATCGAGGAGTTCCCGTTCGACCTCGATGAAGGCGCGGGCTGGGTTCACGACTTCCTCCTCGAGGCCGCCGACACCACGGCGCATTTCGACCTCGCCGCGCTCAAAACGCGGGTCGAACCGGCGCTGACCGCGGTGCTGCTCGGCACGCAGGAGAATGACGGGTTCAACGCGCTGGTCATCGCCGCCGGGCTCGACGCCGAGGAGGCGGGCTGGCTGCGCGCTTATTTCCGCTACCTCCGCCAGACCGGGGTCAGCTACGGCCTGATGACCGTCGTCGACGCCCTGCGCCGCTACCCCGGCATCACGCGCGACCTCGTCGGCTTCTTCCGGGGGCGGTTCGAGCGCGCCGAGGACACCTCGACCGACGCGATCGACGCTGGGCTTGCCGATGTCACGGCGATCGACGACGACCGCATCCTCCGCCTCTATCGCTCGGTTATCGCGGCGACGTTGCGGACCAACGCCTTCGTCCCCGGCGGCCCCGAGGCACTCGCCTTCAAGCTCGATAGCAGCGCCGTCCCCGGGCTGCCGCGCCCGGTCCCGTACCGCGAGATCTGGGTGTTCAGCCCGCGCGTCGAGGGCATCCATCTGCGCTACGGCCCGATCGCGCGCGGCGGCTTGCGCTGGTCCGACCGGCGCGACGACTTCCGCACCGAGGTGCTCGGGCTGGTCAAGGCGCAGAAGGTCAAGAACACCGTCATCGTGCCCACCGGGGCGAAGGGCGGCTTCTACCCCAAGCTGCTGCCAGCCCCGTCGAACCGCGACGCGTGGCTCGCCGAAGGGACCGAGGCGTACAAGATATTCGTCCGCGCGCTGCTGTCGCTGACCGACAACCTCGCGGTCGATGGCAGCAACATTCCGCCCGCGCACGTCGTCTGCCGCGACGCACCCGACCCGTATCTCGTCGTCGCCGCCGACAAGGGAACCGCGACCTTCTCCGACACCGCGAACCAGATCGCCCTCGATGCCGGCTTCTGGCTCGGCGACGCCTTCGCTTCCGGAGGGCGGGTCGGCTACGACCACAAGGCGATGGCGATCACCGCCAAGGGGGCGTGGATTTCGGTCCAGCGCCACTTCCGCGAGCTCGGCCACGATGTCGAGACCGAAGCAACGACAGTCGTCGGCGTCGGCGACATGTCGGGCGACGTCTTCGGTAATGGCATGCTGCTGTCGCGCGCGATCCGGCTATTGGCGGCGTTCGACCACCGCCACATCTTCCTCGACCCCACCCCCGATGCCGCCGTGAGCTTCGCCGAGCGCCAGCGACTGTTCGTCCTGCCGCGCTCGTCGTGGGACGATTATGACAAGGCGCTGCTGTCGGCGGGCGGCGGCGTCTTCCCGCGCAGCCAGAAGTCGATCCCGATCAGCCCGCAGGTCAAGGCCGCGCTCGGCATCGCCGCCGACACGCTGTCGCCGTCGGAGCTGATCGTCGCGATCCTGACCGCCAAGGTCGACCTATTGTGGTTCGGCGGCATCGGCACCTACGTCAAGGCGGCAGGCGAATCGAACAACGACGTCGGCGACCGGGCCAATGACAGCCACCGGATCGACGGCGCGATGATCGGCGCGAAGGTCGTCGGGGAGGGCGCGAACCTCGGCCTGACGCAGGCGGGGCGGATCGAGTTCGCCAGCAAGGGTGGGCGCCTCAATACCGACTTCATCGACAATTCGGCGGGGGTCGACTGCTCGGACAACGAGGTCAACATCAAGATCGCGCTCAACGCCGAGGTCGCCGCCGGGCGGTTGACCGAGGCTGCGCGCAACGAGCTGCTGGCGTCGATGACCGATGACGTCGCGACGCTCGTGCTCCGCGACAACATCCTCCAGACGCAGGCGTTGAGCATTGCCGAGCGTGGCGGCGTTGCGGCGCTGCCGGGGCATATCCGGCTGATCGAGATGCTCGAGGACGGAGCCGCCGAGCTCGACCGCCAGGTCGAGGGACTGGCGTCCGACGAGGTACTGGCACAGCGCGGCCGGTCGGGGCAGGGGCTTGAACGCCCCGAACTCGCGGTCGTCCTCGCCTACGCCAAGATGGCGGTCTACGACGCGCTCGTCGTCAGCCCGCTGGTCACCGACGCGCTGCTCGTCCCCGACCTCCACGCCGCTTTCCCGCGGGCGATGCAGGAGCGCTTCGCCGCCGCGATCGACGACCACCGGCTGCGGCGCGAGCTGATCGCGACCAAGCTGGCGAACGAGCTGGTCAATCGGGGCGGGCTTACCCTGCCGTTCGAACTCGCCGAGGAATTCGGGGTCGACCTCGCGGAAGTCGCCGGGGCTTTCGTCGCCGCGCGCGACCTGTTCGATTTCCGCGGGCTATGGGCGGCGATCGACGCCGCGCCGGTCGCGGGACCGGTTCACCTCGACCTCCACGTCGACGCGGTCGCGGCGCTGCGGATGCAGATGGCCGACCTGCTGCGCGCCGGCAGCTGTCTCGCGCCGTCGGCACTTGTCGAGCGCCTCGCGCCCGGCATTGCGCGTCTCGGCGATGCGCTCGGCCAGTTGCTCCGGCCCGAGCCCAAGGCGCAGATCGACCGCTTCGCCGCGCGCCTCGCCGCGATGGGGGCACCCGCCGATGTCGCGGCACAGTTGGTGCGGACCACCTCGCTCGACGGCGCGATCGGGACGGGGCTGCTCGCCGCCGATCTCGGCGTTCCCGAGGCGGCGATCGCGAGCGCCTATACCGGGCTCGGCGAAGCGACCGGGCTCGACTGGGCCAAGGGCGCGACCGCCGCGCTGACGCCTGCCGATCCGTGGGAGCGGCTGCTCCAGGCGGGGCTGGTCCGCGATTTCGAGGCGCTGCGACTCGACCTGCTCCGCCGGATCGTACCTGCGGGCGGTGACCCCACCGCCGCCGTCACCGCATGGGAAGCCGCCAACGCCGATCGCCTCGCGCGAATCGCCGGACCGATCGCCCGGGCCCGGAGCGGCGGGCCAGTGACGACGGCGATGTTGGCACACCTTGCGAGCCAGGCGCGGGCGGCAATGGCGGGCTGA
- a CDS encoding efflux transporter outer membrane subunit produces MKRVLPIALTAALLASCTVGPNYKRPTDLTPPAFKEAAGWTTAVPGDLLDKGPWWTAFNDPVLNDLCARIEVSNQNVAAAVAAVEQSQALVREARAGLFPTLDITPAVTKSGGGGSNGTIITSGGGIGTTTGGSTIGTGTGTTTGGTGSSTVGSTGSGERYRLTGGASWEPDLWGRVRRTVEQAKGNAAASAADLAAARLSAQSTLATDYLQMRSLDAEIDLTVATGKSYDRALQITLNRYNAGVSAKTDLLQARTQVASTRGDLAELVRQRGVLEHAIAVLTGEAPATFVIQHAAWAPVVPAVPAEVPSTLLQRRPDIAAAERRVAAANAGIGIAVAAFYPNLTLTGSVGQSATSIGSLFNGSAFLWSLGASLAQTVFDGGLIHGQVAAARATWRESVATYRQTVLSALQDTEDQLIGARQLAVTTTLRQAASAAADETEKLTLNQYLAGQVDYTTVVTVQATALTARRTLVTAVANQQATSVSLIRALGGSWETTYRTPPPAG; encoded by the coding sequence ATGAAGCGTGTCCTGCCCATTGCCCTGACCGCCGCGTTGCTCGCGTCGTGCACCGTCGGGCCGAACTACAAGCGGCCGACCGACCTGACGCCGCCGGCATTCAAGGAGGCCGCCGGCTGGACCACCGCCGTGCCGGGCGACCTGCTCGACAAGGGGCCGTGGTGGACGGCATTCAACGACCCGGTGCTCAACGATCTGTGCGCGCGGATCGAGGTGTCGAATCAGAACGTCGCGGCAGCAGTCGCGGCGGTCGAGCAGTCGCAGGCGCTGGTCCGCGAGGCGCGCGCCGGACTCTTCCCGACGCTCGACATCACGCCGGCGGTGACCAAGTCGGGCGGCGGCGGCAGCAACGGCACGATCATTACCAGCGGCGGCGGCATCGGTACGACGACCGGCGGCAGCACGATCGGAACTGGAACAGGGACGACGACCGGCGGCACCGGCAGCTCGACGGTCGGCTCGACCGGCAGCGGTGAGCGTTACCGGCTGACCGGTGGTGCCAGCTGGGAACCCGACCTGTGGGGCCGCGTCCGCCGAACCGTCGAGCAGGCGAAAGGCAATGCGGCCGCAAGCGCCGCCGACCTCGCCGCCGCACGGCTGTCGGCGCAGTCGACGCTCGCGACCGACTATCTCCAGATGCGTTCACTCGACGCCGAGATCGACCTGACCGTCGCCACCGGCAAGTCGTACGACCGCGCGCTCCAGATCACGCTCAACCGTTATAATGCCGGCGTGTCGGCGAAGACCGACCTCCTTCAGGCGCGGACGCAGGTGGCGAGCACGCGCGGCGACTTGGCCGAACTCGTTCGCCAGCGCGGCGTCCTCGAACATGCGATCGCCGTCCTGACCGGCGAGGCCCCGGCAACCTTCGTCATCCAGCATGCGGCGTGGGCGCCGGTCGTCCCCGCCGTCCCCGCCGAAGTCCCGTCGACCCTGCTTCAGCGTCGCCCCGACATCGCCGCCGCCGAGCGCCGCGTCGCTGCTGCCAACGCCGGCATCGGCATCGCCGTCGCAGCGTTCTACCCGAACCTGACGCTGACCGGGTCGGTCGGCCAGTCGGCGACGTCGATCGGCAGCCTGTTCAACGGCAGCGCCTTCCTGTGGTCGCTCGGCGCGTCGCTGGCGCAGACAGTGTTCGACGGCGGGCTCATCCACGGACAAGTCGCAGCGGCGCGCGCAACGTGGCGTGAGTCGGTTGCGACCTACCGCCAGACCGTCCTGTCGGCGTTGCAGGATACCGAGGACCAATTGATCGGCGCACGCCAGCTGGCGGTGACCACCACACTGCGGCAGGCGGCATCGGCGGCCGCCGACGAGACCGAGAAACTGACGCTCAACCAGTACCTCGCCGGGCAGGTCGACTACACCACCGTCGTGACGGTCCAGGCGACCGCGCTGACCGCACGGCGGACGCTCGTCACCGCCGTGGCCAACCAGCAGGCGACATCGGTCAGCCTGATCCGCGCGCTTGGCGGCAGTTGGGAAACGACGTACCGGACGCCGCCGCCGGCCGGATAA